DNA sequence from the Penicillium psychrofluorescens genome assembly, chromosome: 3 genome:
AATTGGTACAGCAGGACAGTATAGATTAGCCACCATTCCTATGCGCATCGCCATATGGCCttgatatatatattcaaAGGCATTGAAAGAGATTCAATCAGTCGTTCTCACCCCTTTGATCGACAGGGGCCTTTGCATGGATTGCATCAACAGCGTCAAGTCTCGCGGCCTCTCTGATAAGGCATTGGTAAGACTGGAACTTGCGGGCTGGCACCTCAGCTGCAAAAATTTCGTCTAGCTCTTCTAGAGACCGACCCTTCATCTCTGGCATGAGGAAATAGAAAAATAGGACGCAAAGGAAATTAGATGCAGCCCAGATATATCCGTACTGAGCGCCCTGTACAGTCAACACGATTAGTTATCTTTGTCTGTCTCCACGAGGCGTAGCATGAAAACATACCCAATCAAGATGCTCGGGGTTGATGAAATACGGTGTACAAAAGTTGGTTAGCCATGCTAGCAGGTATCCCAATGACGTGGCTGTACCCACCGTCCACGCACGCAATCGTGAGCTGACCAGCTCCGTTGCGACTGGGTAGCTAGCTGCGCCGACACAGCCATTATAGAAGAACATGAATAGCGCCGTGAATGCCACCAGCGTCTGACCTGTGGGTAAAGTGTTCGGGCTAACAGTCGCCGCGATGGCACTTGCTAATTGGCATAATCCGCATGCCATTGCTCCCAGCATCAGGATGGCGCGCCGACCGAGCAGGTGGCGAATGGCAAACATGCCGACGTTGACGCCCAGGAAGCCGAAGCAAGTGTTCATAATCGAGAACTCGAACGCTCGCGAGATGCCACATACAGTATAGAAATACGTCTGATAACCGATTAGGAACCAAACGCCAGATGCGGTTTGGCAGGCAATAATGCCATAGCACAGCAGTGTTCGGCGAAGGTCGACACCTGATCAACCAGAGGGAGTTTCCAATCAGTCTTCAGAATGCTATCTGATACGATGAATTTACCTTTGAACATATGCACTGCAGCAACATTGCTCTGTGTTCgcttttcctcttcgacacCTTTGACCATCTCGGCCCACTCTAGCTCCAATAATGAAGGCACAACCGACGCACTTCCGACACTCGCAGTTTCTTCCGTGCTACTTCGCTGAGCGTCACTTGAAAACGCAGAGGGTACATTTGCGAAAGCACTCCCTCTTAGTTTCTCTAGTGCTCTTCTCGCGGGTTCCTCCTTTCCACGGTGCAGAAGCCACCGTGGACTTTCGGGAACAAAAAACAAGGCAATGAACAGTAGTGTCGGGACAACATACAAACAGGACAGGGGAATGCGATATGATAAGGGACCCATACGGGATTGGGTATAATTGTCGACGACAGCACCCAGAATACTTCCGATATTGACCCAATATGCGAAAAGCGCAACCATCACACCGCGCATATGAGGCGGTGCTACTTCTGCTGTATAGATGTTGGAAAAAGTGACGAGAAACCCGTTTGCAAACCCTAATAGTAGACGGCCTAGATATAGAACGCCCGGAGAAGGTGCTCCAATTTGGATTGCGCATGCGATGGCATTCACAACGCAAGCGAGCCACAGAGCAGCACGTCGACCAAGATATATAGAAAAAAAGCCGGCGACGAGCGAGGAGACAAATGATCCAAGCGTCAGAAGTGAAGTGATAAGTTGCTGCACGGTGCTCTGAATACATTTCGTGTCAGTATATTATCCCGTTTCTCTCGATCTTGCGCATACGTCAATTCCATAACCAATATCGCTGCTCGGATCGGGATATCCGAATACTTTCAGAAATCCCGGCATTGCCTGCAATGAGCCGACTGCAGCGAGATCAAAGCCGTACTGCATATTGGCCATGGAGACAaggcagcagaagaagagacattTTCGATTCTGCCATAGTGTCGTGTTCGTAATACTGTCTGCCATAGCGGGATCAACAATCtaaaataaaaataaaaaacaaaaaaaacAGCAAAGCATCGATTTGTATGAGCAACGAATGTTTTTACTGCAACTTTGTTGCCTTGAACTGTTCGCTACATATATGCGCGATTCCTGATTCTAGTTCGGCTTCAGCTACATGCCAAATCCCGAGGATCAGCCATGAAATGGCTCGCTCCGTTCTGCATCCCTGCAAACCCCGCAATCCCCACAACCCCAGAAGCCATGGCAGAATGAAGCTGGGGCCTGCCCCACAAGATTGAATGTATTGTTTGATCATACATGTCATAGCGAGATCTCCTGTGTGCTCTACAAATCACGATGTATGTCACTCCGGACCCTATGTACATATCGATAGCGCAGTCTTTGATTGATATGGCATGACTCTGTGTATCGTATACCACCAGTTTGGCAGATCACGGAGACAGCTTGAAAAAACGGGTTCCACACTCAATGCCGACGATCACGTACAACGATTCGTTGGGACCAGGCTTTGTCCACTTCCGCATGGACAATCACTTGTGGGAGGTATGCCCCATGTTGCAATAGTTATTGAGCGATAAAAAGCCCCGCACATTCCAGCTGGGGTTCGGAACTTGTGAAACGAAGTGGGGGTGGAGGTCTGCACTTGATAAATATGGGAGGAGTATATTTTTACGCTATTGGGTTTCTATCAAGGGAACATAAATAGAACTAAGTTGCCACCGAAATCAAGACATTTATGGAAGGACGGATCGCTTTCACTAAATTTACCAAAAGCCACATTCGGGTTTGAAGATGATAGTAGGAAAGCTCGAGGAGCTACTGGCTCTGATGCAGGCACAGCGGCTGTTAAACCACCCAGCACTGCAGAGTCTCGATCTCAGCATGGTAGCTTTGACGCTTGGGGCTGTTGCAAGTATCATGCTTGTCGCCGACTATGGATACATGATTTATCTACATTTCAGGATGGTAAGTCTCACCCAGACCTCCAATATACAAGAGAGTGCTCTAGACCGACAGAAACAATAGCCTCCAGGCCCATTTCCTCTCCCCATAATTGGGAACACCCATCTCCTCCCCGACGCAAAACCATGGATATATTTTGAACATCTAGCGCGCTCCTACAACACCCCAATATTGACATTCTGGACCGGCCGCCGCCCAACAATCTGGATCTGCGACGCCTGGGCCGCATCCGAACTCCTAGACAAGCGCGCTGCAATCTACGCCTCCCGTCCCCGAATGGTGGTCTTCAGCGAGCTTGGCGCAGGCCAGTCGAATCTAGTCAACATGTACTACGGTGACCGGTGGCGGCTGCATCGGAAAGTGACGCATATGGGAGTTGGGCTGCAGCAGGTCCGGAATTATCGCGGGTTCCAAAATGACGAGAGCAAGGTCGTTGCATTTGATCTTTTGCGCGAGCCGAAGGAGTACGTGAAGCACTTTGAGCGCTATGCTACCAGCGTAGTTTCGATTATTGGATTTGGGAGACGGGTTGCTACCTTTACGGATCCGATTATCACAGAGGTTATCGCTTGGATGCAGCGTGCTGCTGAGTTGAATGTGCCTGGGAAGACGTTTCCTATGCTGATGGAGTCGTTTCCTTGTGAGTACTGCCTACTATCCTGGCTACAAACTTCTCGGATGCAGCGTGTTCACATTCTCCAGTCCTGGCAAAGTTCCCAACTTGGATGGCACCCTGGAAGCACGGTCTGGGACGCGGTCAAGGCCGCGGCACGCCATTTTTCTACGCTCTGGCTGAAGAGGCAGCCAAAAACCCCGACGCACGGCAATGCTACGCGAAGCGTATATTTGACGAATCACCCAAACACAACCTCTCAAAATTGGAGATCTCCTCCCTGACAGGGAATCTATTCGGAGCAGGTAGTGACACCTCCAGCTCAACGCTTGTTACGTTCGTGCTAGCCTGCTGTGCATTTCCAGAAGCACTCCCCAAAGCATGGGAAGAGCTGGACCGCGTGGTTGGACCACATCGCAGCCCGACATTCGATGACGAACCGAATCTGCCGCACGTTAAAGCTTTCGTGAAAGAAGTGCTGCGGTGGAGATCTGTTGCGATTATTGGAGGGCAGCCGCATGCGCCTATCAGGGATGATCACTACAAGGTATGAATCTATCAAGATCCTCTTTCTGAACGCCATAGCCATGCTGACGAGACGATTCTAGGGATGGCTGATTCCCAAAAACACTTGGGTCCAGGGTAACGTGTGGGCGATCCACCATCACGAACGGGAGTTCCCTGATCCGGATCGGTTCAATCCAGATCGGTACATCAAGGGAAGTTCAGATAGCCGTCCCTTCCCCGGAGAGAAAGGATACATGACCTTTGGCTGGGGGCGGAGAGTGTGCAGCGGTCAAGGACTGGCGGAGCAGGGCACCTTCATCACTGTGGCGCGCTTACTTTGGGGATTCCGGATCGAGAAAGCTCTAGATGAGCGAGGCAGAGAGATCCCAGTGGATATATTTGACTATACGTGAGTTTCTGGCCAGTGAGCCTTGGATGTTCGGTAACTTAACAGAAGAGTTCTACTGTGCAGGAATGGTCTCAACATGCGACCCAATCCGTTCCAATGCCGGATCACACCCCGCAGCCCCGAAATCTGTGCCACAATCGAAAGAGAGGGCCAGAAGGCACTCGAGAATTTATCTCCATACGAAGGCAAGACTCGATACCGCATGAGTACCTATTACGCCACCAAGAAACTTTAGTCGATTTGGATAAATTTCGCTAAAGGGCATTGCACGGGGGTCATCGTCTCGAGGGAATGTAGATGAGGTCCGTTCACTGCACATGTGGGTTAGTTCCGGCAAAGAATGCTCCAAATGAGCCGACAATCGAAGCGGATAGATGAAGCCGCCTTGTGGAGACCAGAGAATTGTTGACTGGGCCTGGGCATGCTTTTGAAGGTGAGAAGCGCAGAGAAGCAAAACATCCTTGCAATAATCCGGAGGCTAAGAAATCTACAACTGTACTGCGGCTGAGGCTGCGTCCGCAATCCGAATTTTTCATAATTGAAAGATGGTACATAATAAGACGTGTGAGCGTCCCCAGGTAAACAACGGCGGAGGTCTGTCCCACAGCTAGGAAAGTGTTCAGGTGACAGCTCGACAAAGCTTGGCCGTTTACCAATTCTGCCACGTCCGGCGAGCTCCGGTCTGGGCGATAGCTTTGTACGACACCTCACAGCTCATCGGTAGAGATTTGACTCACGATTTGCCGTTAACTCTAGGATAGGCGGGCTAGCTCATGACCTTCGACAGGATGATAGTCGTCGGGGAGAAAGGTTGATGATTACTGCTTCTGGTGATCGCTCGGCAGATGTTGTCCGCGTGAAAAGCCGATGGAACCACTCGCCCCGATCGCCGTCGGGCTCCGGGCTCACGCCACATTGAGGTTGAGCATCGAGAAAGTCATTTGTCTGTCGGAGTTTTGGTCGCAGATTTGGTAGTAGAGATCGTGGCAATTGTGCATCAGTGATCAGCGTCACTGATGCTGGGATGTTGCAAGGTTTACATGGTTTACGTGCGATTCTACGTAGTACCGATTCCCCGCAGCCACCAAAACCGATCAGTTGAAACACATGATTGGAGATGCACAGAATCGATATCTGATCCTGTGGAGCAGGGGCTGAGAAAGAAGCTAATTACTGTCCTTGATGTGTCTTAAGCACAAAAAGCCATTCATTAGTCTTGCATTCCCCGTTTCTTGTTGGTGGTCCACGGGTGGGCCGGCAATCCCTTCGGACGGGCCCATTCTGAGGCGAATTTTCTTGAAATAGAGCCCCTTTCCAGAGCTAGCACCGGTCTTGATCGATCTACCGCCAGAATTTCAGATTTGTTCACCTCTTCTCCGCTGCATATAGAATCCCCGCCTCAGCGATTGAATTGAGGACAAGCATGGCGGCGCCACGAGCAAAATTGCCACTCGATGTCATTGTAGTCGGGTATGTCTTCCCTGTCATTTATTTGAATTTGTGCTGATGTTGGATAGTGCTGGTatgctttttcttttggaaGCATTACGGGAACATGATTTTGACTAACACGCACAGGCATCGGCGGCATGGCTGCGGCCCTGACGTTGGGGTTGCGAGGGCATCGTGTGATAGTCTTGGAAGCAGCGCCAAAGGTATGAGTACTGAATTAGTCGTGGTGAACCATGCTAACAGATCGAACAGCTCATGGAAGTGGGAGCTGGGATACAAGTCTCGCCAAATATGCTGCGCCTTTTTGACCGTAAGAATGCATGCAGCCCATGATCCTGCCGGATTCTTGCTCACCAAAATTTCCAGGATGGGGCGTCTCGGAGCTGATCCACGCCCACGATGTGGCACTGGAGCACATTCGCGTACGTCGATGGCAAGACGGTAGCCTCCTATGTACAGTGCCAATGAACAAGACGTTCGGGCAACAAGTGGTCGTGCACCGCGCAGACCTGCACAACGCCCTAATCGCCAAAGCATTGGAACTCGACAACGTGACGCTGCGCGAGGACTCCTTTGTCACAGATGTACGATTCAGTCCTGCCTCCGTGACACTAGCCAGCGGGACAGTTATCCGCGGCGATGTGATCATTGGCGCAGACGGGATCAAGTCCACCGTCCGCGAGCACCTGCTCCAGGACCCATCGATTAAAGCAATTGCCACCGGTGACGCAGCGTACCGGATTATCTTGCCGCGGAGCATTATGGAGAAGGATCCGGAGTTGAAGACGCTCATTGACGAGCCGCAGGCGACGAGGTGGGTGGGCCCTGGACGGCATATTGTCGCGTACCCAGTGCGCAAGCATGAGCTGTACAACGTTGTGCTGCTTCATCCGGATAGACAGGAAGCCGAGGAGTCTTGGACGACTAAGGGGTCGAAGCAAGCCATGGTTGATAATTACGAAGGGTGGGATTCAAACGTACGGAAGCTCATTGATttggtccatgatgatgaagtGCTCGAGTGGAAATTGTGTCTGCATCGCCCTCTGAGGACATGGATCCGAGGGCCTGTGGCTTTGCTTGGTGATGCGTGTCATCCAATGCTGTATGTGTTCTTTGTTCTGGGGACTAGTTGTATGTCCACTAATTCGTTCACCCAGACCGTATGTCGCACAGGGCGCCGCGCAGGCAGTcgaagatgccgccgcgCTCGGCGTTGTATTGTCGTCTATCAAATCTCACGAAGACATTCCACTGGCTTTGCAAGTGTATGAGAAGTCACGAAAACAGCGCGCAGAGACCGTGCAACAATCGGGCTCTGAGAATCGGGTCACATTACATTTGCCCGATGGCCCAGAGCAGCAGGCGCGCGATGAGCAATTCCGCGCGTCTGCCAGCGGGACAAACCCGGATAAGTGGACAGATCGGGAGACCCAGGAATTCTTGTGGGGCTGGGATGCTGAGAAAGCAGCTTTGGATGCATGGGAAGGTGAGTCTTTTTCTGTTTGGGTTGCTGTCGGTTAAGTGCTAATTTGGACTGGCTAGAACTGCAAGACGACGTCAACGTCAACGCCAATCTGTGATGGGCCGACCAATCacctggatgaagagacaTCCCGGCATATAGTGATGGATCTATTTATCTAGAG
Encoded proteins:
- a CDS encoding uncharacterized protein (ID:PFLUO_004695-T1.cds;~source:funannotate) produces the protein MRGVMVALFAYWVNIGSILGAVVDNYTQSRMGPLSYRIPLSCLYVVPTLLFIALFFVPESPRWLLHRGKEEPARRALEKLRGSAFANVPSAFSSDAQRSSTEETASVGSASVVPSLLELEWAEMVKGVEEEKRTQSNVAAVHMFKGVDLRRTLLCYGIIACQTASGVWFLIGYQTYFYTVCGISRAFEFSIMNTCFGFLGVNVGMFAIRHLLGRRAILMLGAMACGLCQLASAIAATVSPNTLPTGQTLVAFTALFMFFYNGCVGAASYPVATELVSSRLRAWTVGTATSLGYLLAWLTNFCTPYFINPEHLDWGAQYGYIWAASNFLCVLFFYFLMPEMKGRSLEELDEIFAAEVPARKFQSYQCLIREAARLDAVDAIHAKAPVDQRGEND
- a CDS encoding uncharacterized protein (ID:PFLUO_004696-T1.cds;~source:funannotate), whose translation is MVVFSELGAGQSNLVNMYYGDRWRLHRKVTHMGVGLQQVRNYRGFQNDESKVVAFDLLREPKEYVKHFERYATSVVSIIGFGRRVATFTDPIITEVIAWMQRAAELNVPGKTFPMLMESFPFLAKFPTWMAPWKHGLGRGQGRGTPFFYALAEEAAKNPDARQCYAKRIFDESPKHNLSKLEISSLTGNLFGAGSDTSSSTLVTFVLACCAFPEALPKAWEELDRVVGPHRSPTFDDEPNLPHVKAFVKEVLRWRSVAIIGGQPHAPIRDDHYKGWLIPKNTWVQGNVWAIHHHEREFPDPDRFNPDRYIKGSSDSRPFPGEKGYMTFGWGRRVCSGQGLAEQGTFITVARLLWGFRIEKALDERGREIPVDIFDYTNGLNMRPNPFQCRITPRSPEICATIEREGQKALENLSPYEGKTRYRMSTYYATKKL
- a CDS encoding uncharacterized protein (ID:PFLUO_004697-T1.cds;~source:funannotate); translation: MLDSAGIGGMAAALTLGLRGHRVIVLEAAPKLMEVGAGIQVSPNMLRLFDRWGVSELIHAHDVALEHIRVRRWQDGSLLCTVPMNKTFGQQVVVHRADLHNALIAKALELDNVTLREDSFVTDVRFSPASVTLASGTVIRGDVIIGADGIKSTVREHLLQDPSIKAIATGDAAYRIILPRSIMEKDPELKTLIDEPQATRWVGPGRHIVAYPVRKHELYNVVLLHPDRQEAEESWTTKGSKQAMVDNYEGWDSNVRKLIDLVHDDEVLEWKLCLHRPLRTWIRGPVALLGDACHPMLPYVAQGAAQAVEDAAALGVVLSSIKSHEDIPLALQVYEKSRKQRAETVQQSGSENRVTLHLPDGPEQQARDEQFRASASGTNPDKWTDRETQEFLWGWDAEKAALDAWEELQDDVNVNANL